One window of Rubrivirga sp. SAORIC476 genomic DNA carries:
- a CDS encoding T9SS type A sorting domain-containing protein, translated as MTLRLLTLLLFAPFAGAQTVVLAGGGGEGDAGDTAAWSYGLYGALVENGDTDGDGVIRVAVVSRNAETQWLPGYFEWLGAERGLTVDAANVRVSSRGTANSPTATATLATADVIFLKGGDQGAYYDLWNDTLVEAHVRALVAGGGAVGGTSAGAMSLAEHCLCGGRDLISADVMKNARTDWMDDASEPGTSGIHSDFLGVLPGVTVETHYTERGRLGRMLGVLAATTEQAGTDAVLAVGVERQTGVVIRDGVATVHGEGAVAFVRPTGQTLRVRDAGEPLVYTHLRLDRLTDGWAYHLARRRPVLDPLPEGAEAVSFAPGGANSGPLRIFGDDPNGADAFAWVATHDPSPYTLTPSTASVVVRDAVGFTGAGVNDGHRGDRQETLFRALYDHPEALGVLLFDAYDGAAAGALTRRSSTPDRLFPAGEMATIVVDGSTMTHKGLAPTVNRYGVRSAALVNARLHVLAPAAEYRFLQIDTRTRRVRGTHPALHRGSARSSIVPMLSMSPNPARDSVRIDIEAAGAVTVEIVDALGRRVRLVSEGAGSRTVTVDVGDLPSGVYSVRVAGDGERIATPLTVVR; from the coding sequence GTGACGCTTCGCCTTCTCACACTGCTTCTCTTCGCGCCGTTCGCGGGCGCCCAGACGGTCGTGCTGGCGGGCGGCGGCGGCGAGGGCGATGCGGGCGACACGGCGGCGTGGTCCTACGGCCTCTACGGCGCGCTCGTCGAGAACGGCGACACCGACGGCGACGGCGTGATCCGGGTCGCGGTGGTCTCGCGCAACGCCGAGACGCAGTGGCTGCCCGGCTACTTCGAATGGCTCGGCGCCGAGCGCGGCCTGACGGTCGACGCCGCGAACGTGCGCGTCTCGTCGCGCGGCACGGCCAACAGCCCGACGGCGACGGCGACGCTGGCGACGGCCGACGTGATCTTCCTCAAGGGCGGCGACCAGGGCGCGTACTACGACCTGTGGAACGACACGCTCGTCGAGGCCCACGTCCGCGCGCTGGTCGCGGGGGGCGGCGCCGTCGGGGGGACGAGCGCGGGTGCGATGAGTCTCGCCGAGCACTGCCTCTGCGGCGGGCGCGACCTCATCTCGGCCGACGTGATGAAGAACGCCCGCACCGACTGGATGGACGACGCCTCCGAGCCCGGCACGTCGGGCATCCACAGCGACTTCCTGGGCGTGCTGCCGGGCGTGACCGTCGAGACGCACTATACCGAGCGCGGCCGCCTCGGGCGCATGCTGGGCGTGCTCGCGGCGACGACCGAGCAGGCGGGCACCGACGCCGTCCTGGCCGTCGGCGTGGAGCGCCAGACGGGCGTGGTGATCCGCGACGGCGTGGCGACGGTCCACGGTGAGGGCGCCGTGGCATTCGTCCGCCCTACCGGCCAGACGCTGCGCGTCCGCGACGCGGGCGAGCCGCTCGTCTACACACACCTGCGGCTGGACCGGCTGACGGACGGCTGGGCCTACCACCTCGCGCGGCGGCGGCCCGTCCTCGACCCGCTCCCCGAGGGCGCCGAGGCGGTCTCCTTCGCGCCCGGCGGCGCCAACAGCGGCCCGCTCCGCATCTTCGGCGACGACCCGAACGGCGCGGACGCCTTCGCCTGGGTCGCCACCCACGACCCGAGCCCGTACACGCTGACGCCGTCGACGGCCTCCGTGGTCGTGCGCGACGCGGTCGGGTTCACGGGCGCGGGTGTCAACGACGGGCACCGGGGCGACCGGCAGGAGACCCTCTTCCGGGCGCTCTACGACCACCCGGAGGCCCTCGGCGTGCTCCTGTTCGATGCGTATGACGGTGCGGCGGCGGGCGCCCTCACGCGCCGCTCGTCCACGCCCGACCGCCTCTTCCCCGCCGGCGAGATGGCAACGATCGTGGTCGACGGGTCGACGATGACGCACAAGGGGCTCGCGCCGACGGTCAACCGCTACGGCGTGCGCTCAGCGGCGCTGGTGAACGCGCGCCTCCACGTGCTCGCACCGGCGGCCGAATACCGCTTCCTCCAGATCGACACGCGGACGCGCCGTGTGCGCGGCACCCATCCTGCTCTGCACCGAGGCTCGGCCCGTTCCTCCATCGTGCCGATGCTCTCCATGTCCCCCAACCCGGCGCGCGACTCGGTCCGCATCGACATCGAGGCGGCGGGGGCGGTGACGGTCGAGATCGTCGACGCGCTGGGCCGCCGCGTCCGCTTGGTGAGCGAGGGGGCCGGGTCGCGGACGGTGACGGTGGACGTGGGTGACCTGCCGAGCGGGGTCTATTCGGTTCGCGTCGCGGGCGATGGCGAGCGGATCGCCACGCCCCTCACGGTGGTGCGGTAG
- a CDS encoding MORN repeat-containing protein — MRPLLLLAVAVAVATALPATSQPHTSHEAVGCFAGTCLNGTGVATANGHTYRGSFREGRPFGSGVLTLESGTRIEATFDGEGGAEGSVVRTSGWRYQGGLLETDPDALGPLVPHGQGRADYPSGDRYEGGWRNGKLHGQGVNTFANGNRYEGAFANGKRWGLGVFLFADGRRYEGAWQDDAYHGRGVHSWPDGRRYEGLFVSGERQGEGLFTWPDGRRYEGQFESGTRQGIGVFTWPDGRRYEGQFASGERHGTGVFTFSDGKRFDGTWVDDAPVDGTLIPLDGEPYPVRFEGGEFVRTE; from the coding sequence ATGCGTCCTCTCCTCCTCCTCGCCGTCGCCGTCGCCGTCGCGACCGCCCTCCCGGCGACCTCGCAGCCACACACGTCGCACGAGGCCGTCGGCTGCTTCGCGGGGACATGCCTCAACGGGACAGGCGTGGCGACGGCGAACGGCCATACCTACCGGGGCTCCTTTCGCGAAGGACGCCCGTTCGGCTCGGGCGTGCTGACGCTCGAATCCGGGACCCGCATCGAGGCCACTTTCGACGGCGAGGGGGGCGCCGAGGGATCCGTCGTCAGGACCAGCGGCTGGCGCTACCAGGGAGGCCTGCTGGAAACCGACCCGGACGCGCTGGGGCCGCTCGTCCCGCACGGACAGGGCCGAGCAGACTACCCGAGCGGGGACCGCTACGAAGGTGGCTGGCGAAACGGGAAACTGCATGGCCAGGGGGTCAACACGTTCGCCAACGGGAACCGCTACGAGGGGGCCTTCGCCAATGGGAAGCGCTGGGGCCTCGGCGTCTTTCTCTTCGCCGACGGCCGGCGCTATGAAGGAGCCTGGCAAGACGACGCGTATCACGGCCGCGGGGTCCACTCCTGGCCGGATGGGCGGCGCTACGAAGGCCTGTTCGTATCGGGCGAGCGCCAGGGCGAGGGCCTCTTCACATGGCCCGACGGGCGGCGCTACGAAGGGCAGTTCGAGTCCGGCACGCGCCAGGGCATCGGCGTGTTCACATGGCCCGATGGGCGGCGCTACGAGGGGCAGTTCGCATCCGGCGAACGCCACGGGACCGGCGTCTTCACGTTCTCAGACGGAAAGCGCTTCGACGGGACCTGGGTGGACGACGCCCCCGTGGACGGCACGCTGATCCCTCTCGACGGGGAGCCGTACCCCGTTCGCTTCGAAGGAGGCGAGTTCGTCCGCACGGAGTAG
- a CDS encoding YbaY family lipoprotein, whose translation MRLLLLSLLLATVGCASVQPVPAGADPALTGTVTYLQRIALPPDAVVTVRLLDVSLADAPSVTLAEQTIRLGGRNVPIPYALSYDPGRVDARHRYVVRAEIRDGAGSLLWTTDTAIPVLTNGAPADEVEIRVVQVGEARATPEADALVGPEWRLVEMTLPDGTPLRPEPGAELTLTFDAEGRVSGRADCNRFGGSFTLGAEGHIRLDQVVSTLMACPPPSQGDTFLRLLNGVDHASVAGGQLSLRGGAGEMLLARMDDLGMAPQPTGRTLVYGCDGGGFTFRIRTGPGEVALWLPARFGSRYLVLGQVRAASGAKYQDGDVTVWTNGDEALLEVDGETFTGCQLQR comes from the coding sequence ATGCGCCTCCTGTTGCTGTCTCTTCTCCTCGCCACCGTCGGCTGCGCCTCCGTTCAGCCCGTGCCCGCGGGGGCCGACCCCGCACTGACGGGCACCGTCACGTACCTCCAGCGCATCGCGCTCCCGCCTGACGCCGTCGTCACGGTCCGCCTGCTGGACGTGAGTCTCGCCGACGCGCCCTCGGTCACGCTGGCCGAGCAGACGATCCGCCTTGGGGGCCGCAACGTCCCGATCCCGTACGCGCTCTCCTACGACCCGGGCCGCGTCGACGCCCGGCACCGGTACGTGGTGCGGGCCGAGATCCGCGACGGCGCAGGCTCGCTCCTCTGGACCACCGACACGGCCATCCCGGTCCTCACGAACGGCGCCCCTGCCGACGAAGTCGAGATCCGCGTCGTCCAAGTCGGCGAGGCCCGCGCGACTCCCGAGGCCGACGCACTGGTCGGCCCCGAGTGGCGCTTGGTTGAGATGACCCTACCCGACGGCACCCCGCTGCGCCCGGAGCCGGGGGCCGAGCTGACGCTCACGTTCGACGCCGAAGGCCGTGTCAGCGGCCGGGCGGACTGCAATCGCTTCGGTGGCTCTTTCACCCTGGGCGCGGAGGGTCACATTCGCCTCGACCAGGTCGTCTCGACGCTGATGGCGTGTCCGCCGCCGTCGCAGGGAGACACGTTCCTGCGCCTGCTCAATGGCGTCGACCACGCGTCCGTGGCGGGCGGCCAGTTGTCGCTTCGAGGCGGGGCCGGCGAGATGCTGCTCGCCCGCATGGACGACCTCGGCATGGCGCCTCAGCCCACCGGGCGCACGCTCGTGTACGGCTGCGATGGCGGCGGCTTCACGTTCCGCATCCGGACCGGACCGGGCGAGGTCGCGCTCTGGCTGCCTGCGCGCTTCGGGAGCCGCTACCTCGTGCTCGGCCAGGTCCGCGCCGCCAGCGGGGCGAAGTATCAGGACGGCGACGTGACGGTCTGGACGAACGGCGACGAGGCGCTCCTGGAAGTGGACGGCGAGACGTTCACCGGCTGCCAACTCCAGCGCTGA
- a CDS encoding MSMEG_1061 family FMN-dependent PPOX-type flavoprotein: MIESPDALRPLFPTPTDRALRKSIDHLDAHCREFLALSPFVVLATSGADGRHDASPRGGAPGFVRVVDAHTLWLPDAPGNNRLDSLANVAEVGRVGVLVLVPGIDETLRVNGTARVRADDEALATFADERRPPRVVLEITVEEAYLHCAKALMRSQLWNPDVRQERSALPPTRTILSDHTGIAQPPETQAEMVARYAPDL, translated from the coding sequence ATGATCGAGTCGCCCGACGCCCTCCGCCCGCTCTTCCCGACGCCCACCGACCGCGCGCTGCGAAAGTCCATCGATCACCTGGACGCCCACTGCCGAGAGTTCCTGGCGCTGTCGCCGTTCGTCGTTCTCGCCACCTCCGGCGCGGACGGACGGCACGATGCGTCGCCGAGAGGCGGCGCCCCCGGCTTCGTCCGCGTCGTGGACGCCCACACCCTGTGGCTGCCGGACGCGCCCGGCAACAACCGCCTCGACTCGCTCGCCAACGTCGCCGAGGTCGGCCGGGTGGGGGTGCTGGTGCTCGTGCCCGGCATCGACGAGACGCTGCGCGTCAACGGTACCGCCCGCGTCCGCGCCGACGACGAGGCGCTGGCCACCTTCGCCGACGAGCGCCGGCCGCCACGCGTGGTGCTGGAGATCACCGTCGAGGAAGCCTACCTCCACTGCGCCAAGGCGCTGATGCGGTCGCAGCTGTGGAACCCGGACGTTCGGCAGGAGCGGTCGGCGCTGCCCCCCACCCGCACCATCCTGAGCGACCACACCGGCATCGCCCAGCCGCCGGAGACGCAGGCGGAGATGGTCGCCCGCTACGCGCCGGACCTGTAA
- a CDS encoding DUF5996 family protein produces MPWPSLPLDDWRDTVATLHRWAQLVGKVRLAYAPWVNHSWHVPLYVTARGLSTSLVPMADGGFEVTFDLVDHRLRIETTGGDRRSFALRPMTVAAFHDLLMGALAEVGIEADVWPMPVEIPDPVTPFPDDAEHAAYDPEAVARFWQVLVSVQRVLTRFRAGFTGKVSPVHFFWGAFDLAVTRFSGRTAPTHPGGAPHLADWVMAEAYSHEVSSAGFWPGEGLGEPAFYSYAYPEPDGYRAASVEPEAAFYHAELGEFILPYEAVRTAEDPDAALLAFLQTTYAAAADLGDWDRDALEWNGPLADDATRGPDG; encoded by the coding sequence ATGCCCTGGCCCTCCCTCCCCCTCGACGACTGGCGCGACACGGTCGCCACGCTCCACCGCTGGGCTCAACTCGTCGGCAAGGTGCGACTGGCCTACGCGCCCTGGGTCAACCACTCCTGGCACGTACCCCTCTACGTCACCGCGAGAGGGCTGTCGACCTCGCTCGTTCCGATGGCCGACGGCGGGTTCGAGGTCACGTTCGACCTCGTCGATCACCGGCTGCGGATCGAGACCACCGGGGGCGACCGCCGCTCGTTCGCGCTCCGCCCGATGACCGTCGCCGCGTTCCACGATCTCCTGATGGGCGCCCTCGCCGAGGTGGGCATCGAGGCGGACGTGTGGCCGATGCCGGTCGAGATCCCGGACCCGGTCACGCCGTTCCCCGACGACGCCGAGCACGCGGCCTACGACCCCGAGGCCGTCGCGCGTTTCTGGCAGGTGCTCGTGAGCGTCCAGCGCGTGCTGACGCGCTTCCGAGCCGGGTTCACGGGCAAGGTCAGCCCCGTCCACTTCTTCTGGGGCGCGTTCGACCTCGCCGTGACACGCTTTTCCGGACGGACGGCGCCGACGCACCCCGGCGGCGCCCCTCACCTCGCCGACTGGGTGATGGCGGAGGCCTACTCGCACGAGGTGTCGAGCGCGGGCTTCTGGCCGGGCGAGGGGCTGGGAGAACCGGCCTTCTACTCGTACGCCTACCCGGAGCCCGACGGCTACCGCGCGGCCTCCGTCGAGCCCGAGGCGGCGTTCTATCACGCCGAGCTGGGCGAGTTCATCCTGCCGTACGAGGCCGTCCGCACGGCCGAGGACCCGGACGCGGCGCTGCTCGCCTTCCTGCAGACCACCTACGCCGCCGCCGCCGACCTCGGCGACTGGGACCGCGACGCCCTCGAATGGAACGGCCCCCTCGCCGACGACGCGACGAGGGGGCCGGACGGCTGA
- a CDS encoding aminoacetone oxidase family FAD-binding enzyme — MARLPPPSLPPDVLVLGGGAAGLMAALTAGRAGARVVLLEKTRRVGTKIVISGGGRCNVLPSVLDERVFVTDSSRRLMSRILASWPLADQRRFFEDDLGVPLALEPETGKLFPVSNRASDVRDALVGAAEAAGVEIRTGADVTALSPADEGWAATLRDGPTLSARTVIVATGGLSVPKTGSDGFGLRLARTTGHRMEPTYPALAPLTADLAPHADLAGVSVPDAQVRVPLTKGAFETAGGFLFTHRGYSGPAVLNVSHLTALGRARGDAPAVHVAWTDTSAADWEAALTEPGRGLVAATLRAALPARLADRLLADAGVPPDRARADLRKDERRRLLDALTAYALPWTGDEGYKKAEVTGGGVGLGEVNPRTMESNRQPGLFFAGEVLDAFGPIGGYNFFWAWATGRLAGLGAATN, encoded by the coding sequence ATGGCGCGCCTCCCTCCCCCCTCTCTTCCTCCCGATGTGCTCGTCCTCGGCGGCGGCGCAGCCGGGCTGATGGCGGCGCTGACGGCGGGCCGAGCCGGGGCGCGCGTCGTGCTCCTCGAGAAGACGCGCCGGGTGGGGACCAAGATCGTGATCAGCGGCGGCGGCCGGTGCAACGTGCTGCCGTCGGTGCTGGACGAGCGAGTGTTCGTGACCGACTCGTCGCGGCGGCTCATGAGCCGCATTCTGGCGTCGTGGCCGCTGGCCGACCAGCGCCGCTTCTTCGAGGACGACCTCGGCGTACCGCTGGCCCTGGAGCCCGAGACGGGCAAGCTGTTCCCCGTGTCCAACCGCGCCTCCGATGTCCGCGACGCGCTGGTCGGCGCCGCCGAGGCGGCCGGGGTCGAGATCCGCACCGGGGCCGACGTGACGGCCCTCTCTCCCGCGGACGAGGGGTGGGCGGCGACGCTCCGCGACGGCCCGACGCTTTCGGCTCGCACCGTGATCGTCGCGACCGGCGGCCTGTCGGTGCCCAAGACCGGCAGCGACGGCTTCGGCCTGCGGCTGGCGCGGACGACGGGCCACCGCATGGAACCGACCTACCCCGCCCTCGCCCCGCTCACCGCCGACCTGGCCCCACACGCCGATCTGGCGGGCGTCTCGGTGCCCGACGCGCAGGTCCGCGTGCCGCTGACGAAGGGGGCCTTCGAGACCGCCGGCGGCTTCCTGTTCACCCACCGCGGCTACTCCGGCCCGGCCGTCCTCAACGTGTCGCACCTGACCGCGCTCGGACGTGCGCGCGGAGACGCTCCCGCCGTCCACGTCGCCTGGACCGACACGTCGGCGGCCGACTGGGAGGCCGCGCTCACCGAGCCCGGCCGTGGGCTGGTCGCCGCGACGCTCCGCGCCGCCCTCCCCGCTCGTCTCGCCGACCGCCTCCTGGCCGACGCCGGCGTACCGCCCGACCGCGCCCGCGCCGACCTCCGCAAGGACGAGCGCCGTCGCCTCCTGGATGCCTTGACGGCGTATGCCCTGCCGTGGACCGGCGACGAGGGCTACAAGAAGGCCGAAGTCACGGGCGGCGGGGTCGGCCTGGGGGAGGTAAACCCGCGGACGATGGAGAGCAATCGCCAGCCCGGGCTCTTCTTCGCGGGCGAGGTGCTCGACGCGTTCGGTCCCATCGGCGGCTACAACTTCTTCTGGGCCTGGGCGACGGGGCGGCTCGCAGGCCTCGGCGCCGCTACGAACTGA
- a CDS encoding LacI family DNA-binding transcriptional regulator encodes MRDVARQAGVSVATVSRVLNASGPVGEGTRRRILKTAGDLRYVPNGTARSLTTSTTETIGVLLPNLYGEFYSEVIRGIEGAVRAHRYHTLLSSVHDGPDELVSALRTLVGRVDGLVVMSPDIEADVLRANLPADLPVVLLGSALTGHAAVTIDNEEGAAAMVRHLAGLGHRRIALIGGAAVNTDAQARLAGYRRAVAEGGLDADPALVVGGDFTEQSGHAAAATLLALADRPTAVFAANDSMAIGALRAIREAGLDVPRDLALAGFDDIPVAQYVTPALTSVHVPIHEMGTRAVEAVLSDAASQTTTLPTRLIVRESCGA; translated from the coding sequence ATGCGCGACGTTGCTCGGCAGGCTGGGGTCTCGGTCGCGACCGTGTCGCGCGTGCTCAACGCGAGCGGGCCGGTGGGGGAGGGCACGCGCCGCCGCATCCTGAAGACGGCCGGGGACCTCCGCTACGTCCCCAACGGCACCGCGCGGAGCCTGACCACCAGCACCACTGAGACCATCGGCGTGCTGCTGCCGAACCTCTACGGCGAGTTCTACTCGGAGGTCATCCGAGGCATCGAGGGCGCCGTCCGCGCCCATCGCTACCACACGCTCCTGTCGTCGGTCCACGACGGCCCCGACGAGCTGGTCTCGGCGCTCCGGACGCTCGTCGGCCGCGTCGATGGGCTCGTGGTGATGTCGCCCGACATCGAGGCCGACGTGTTGCGGGCCAACCTTCCGGCCGACCTCCCGGTGGTGCTCCTCGGCAGCGCGCTCACGGGCCACGCGGCCGTGACGATCGACAACGAGGAGGGCGCTGCCGCGATGGTCCGCCACCTTGCCGGCCTCGGGCACCGCCGGATCGCCCTCATCGGCGGCGCCGCCGTCAACACGGACGCGCAGGCGCGGCTGGCGGGCTACCGCCGCGCGGTCGCCGAGGGCGGCCTCGACGCCGACCCCGCGCTCGTGGTTGGCGGCGACTTCACCGAGCAGTCGGGCCACGCCGCCGCCGCGACGCTGCTGGCCCTCGCCGACCGGCCCACGGCCGTCTTCGCGGCCAACGACTCGATGGCCATCGGCGCCCTCCGTGCGATCCGCGAGGCGGGCCTGGACGTGCCCCGCGACCTCGCGCTGGCGGGCTTCGACGACATCCCGGTCGCCCAGTACGTCACGCCCGCGCTCACCTCGGTCCACGTGCCGATCCACGAGATGGGCACCCGCGCCGTCGAGGCGGTCCTCTCCGACGCGGCCTCCCAGACCACCACGCTCCCCACGCGCCTCATCGTCCGCGAGTCCTGCGGCGCCTGA
- a CDS encoding T9SS type A sorting domain-containing protein, producing MQRFATLSVLGLLLAGTAIAQPDRVGQDVMWARDIGSATIAVDGNLDEAVWAQAETYTIAWDGVHPLPGSGQSIRDNPAGLDAPLDPTNATVYFLRKGNELYLGLQAQDASIGGDRGFFVGDGLMMTLVRPLDRPTTFTDRDDYFESSAVREEMFYGWQHPSDTTATGGQVPGIAPKAWSTDFGYTAGDMMSATPRSPEAWEFAAVVDGVANDDYNGGSSFVADNGYTFEMRIRLDSLGWDLTQPMARMPLTMSIMDRDFSWPIDAERFMRHWTWWQGRWFNNFNEGMAFIAGDPSVTVSSGPVPAYTEPEFTVPSGMNTPAPTIDGVLDEPVWSLVDPQFKIKYQATAEELDAGLPGAAAPNYTFYFHPDANPVLDPTEGRFHMYYRENMLYIGLDTDDQAVNGSESENTRDGFRFTIAARDSLKDGLGGSLAGVQFDFSVDSTGTARLGNYAATLAEENPSAIMAGVSMKNGSTPADPSDIDAGYQMEVAIDLTALGFPANLDDEQIYIALNYFDGDSLEDDAQSYGTRTWVIGERNNGASLYGLLSSSALVNTASDRGPESDGLRALGTAPNPATDRTQVRFSLDRTAEVTVEVFDVLGRLVQTIDGGAQVAGERAITVDTAGLSTGAYIYRVRLDDGAAVTGRMMVVR from the coding sequence ATGCAACGCTTCGCTACCCTCTCCGTGCTCGGCCTCCTGCTGGCCGGCACCGCCATTGCCCAGCCCGACCGGGTGGGGCAGGACGTCATGTGGGCCCGAGACATCGGCTCCGCGACCATCGCCGTCGACGGCAACCTCGACGAGGCCGTCTGGGCCCAGGCCGAGACCTACACCATCGCCTGGGACGGCGTCCACCCGCTGCCCGGCAGCGGCCAGTCGATCCGGGACAACCCGGCCGGCCTCGACGCCCCCCTCGACCCCACCAACGCGACCGTCTACTTCCTCCGCAAGGGGAACGAGCTGTACCTCGGCCTCCAGGCGCAGGACGCCTCCATCGGCGGCGACCGCGGCTTCTTCGTCGGCGACGGCCTGATGATGACGCTCGTCCGCCCGCTCGACCGTCCGACGACGTTCACCGACCGGGATGACTACTTCGAGTCCTCGGCCGTCCGCGAGGAGATGTTCTACGGCTGGCAGCACCCGAGCGACACGACCGCCACCGGCGGCCAGGTGCCGGGCATCGCGCCGAAGGCGTGGAGCACCGACTTCGGCTACACCGCGGGCGACATGATGTCCGCCACGCCGCGTAGCCCCGAGGCCTGGGAGTTCGCCGCCGTCGTCGACGGCGTCGCCAACGACGACTACAACGGCGGCAGCAGCTTCGTGGCCGACAACGGCTACACGTTCGAGATGCGGATCCGGCTCGACTCGCTCGGCTGGGACCTCACGCAGCCGATGGCGCGCATGCCGCTGACGATGTCCATCATGGACCGCGACTTCTCGTGGCCGATCGACGCGGAGCGCTTCATGCGCCACTGGACGTGGTGGCAGGGCCGCTGGTTCAACAACTTCAACGAGGGCATGGCCTTCATCGCGGGCGACCCGAGCGTGACCGTGTCGTCCGGCCCCGTCCCGGCCTACACCGAACCCGAGTTCACGGTCCCGAGCGGCATGAACACGCCCGCCCCGACCATCGACGGCGTGCTGGACGAGCCGGTCTGGAGCCTCGTCGACCCGCAGTTCAAGATCAAGTACCAGGCCACGGCCGAGGAACTCGACGCCGGCCTCCCGGGCGCGGCCGCCCCGAACTACACGTTCTACTTCCACCCGGACGCCAACCCGGTGCTCGACCCGACCGAGGGCCGGTTCCACATGTACTACCGGGAGAACATGCTCTACATCGGCCTCGACACCGATGACCAGGCGGTCAACGGGTCGGAGTCGGAGAACACCCGCGACGGCTTCCGCTTCACGATCGCGGCGCGCGACAGCCTCAAGGACGGCCTCGGCGGTTCGCTGGCCGGCGTTCAGTTCGACTTCTCCGTCGACTCGACCGGCACGGCCCGCCTCGGCAACTACGCGGCCACGCTCGCCGAGGAGAACCCGTCCGCCATCATGGCGGGGGTCTCGATGAAGAACGGGTCCACCCCGGCCGACCCGTCGGACATCGACGCGGGCTACCAGATGGAGGTCGCCATCGACCTGACGGCGCTCGGCTTCCCGGCCAACCTCGACGACGAGCAGATCTACATCGCGCTCAACTACTTCGACGGGGACTCGCTGGAGGACGACGCGCAGAGCTACGGCACGCGGACGTGGGTGATCGGAGAGCGGAACAATGGGGCGAGCCTCTACGGCCTCCTGAGCTCGTCCGCGCTCGTCAACACGGCCAGCGACCGCGGCCCCGAGAGCGACGGCCTCCGCGCCCTCGGCACGGCGCCGAACCCGGCCACCGACCGCACGCAGGTCCGCTTCTCGCTCGACCGCACCGCCGAGGTGACCGTCGAGGTGTTCGACGTCCTCGGCCGTCTCGTGCAGACGATCGACGGCGGCGCCCAGGTTGCGGGTGAGCGCGCCATCACCGTCGACACGGCGGGCCTGAGCACCGGCGCGTACATCTACCGCGTCCGTCTCGACGACGGCGCGGCCGTGACCGGCCGCATGATGGTCGTCCGCTAG